A window of Nocardioidaceae bacterium genomic DNA:
GCGCGGCCTCCCGCGTCGCGCTCGCCGTGGGGTCAGCGGCCATACCGCACGGCCGCACGGGCGCGGGCCTTCGCGGCCTCGACCTCGCGGTCCTTGGGAGGTGCCGGTGTCACCAGCTGCTCGAGCAGCTCGTCGGTGAGGCGGGCGATGCCGGCGACGGCCGCGTCGAAGGCGGCCTGGTTGGCCTGCGACGGCTTCGTGGACCCGCTGATCTTGCGCACGTACTGCAGCGCAGCCGCCTCGATCTCCTCGGCGGTGGCGGGCGGCTCGAAGTTGTGGAGGGTGCGGATGTTGCGGCACATGACCTCAGCGTACGGATCTCAGCCGTACCGCTCCTTGTGCTCGGCCTTGGCCTCGGCGTACCAGGGGTCGGCCTCGGCCGTCTCCCAGGCCTCCTTGAAGATGCGGGCGGACTCGGCCTTCACCCGGTCCTCGGGACCGCGCGGCAGCTCCTCGCGACCGTGCGCGCCGGACTGACCACTCTTGTCCTCAGGCACGGGCCCGTCGTACTTCTTGCCGCCCGGGTGGTTCGCGTAGCGCCGGGCCCGGGTGTAGCCCATCTGCAGGTACTTGCGCGCCATGTCGGCGCCGACGACGTCGCGCTCGTCGACGTAGGCGCGGAACATCTCGCTGATCCGCCGCGCGGACTCGGTCGCCTTCTCCGGGTCGGCGAAGCGCCAGTGGGGCAGCAGCTCACTCTTGTACGGCTGCACCGTGAGCACCCCCATCTCGCCGCGGTCGACCCGGTAGTCCTCCGGGTGCGCGCGGTAGTCGTGCTCGGGATCGGCCTTCCACATGGCCCCCCACTGCCCGAACCCCCCGAGCGTGAAGCCGAGGCGAGCAGTTGCGTGGGTGTCTGCGCGCGCTGGGACGCGTCGTGGCACCCACGCAGCCTCGTTCAGGCGCCGGCGCGAGGGACACCGAGAGCGATCAGGTCGGCTGCGACCACGTCGGGCTCGTCGCGCAGCTCGCGAGCGCTGCAGTCGACGATGACGACGCTCGGGCTCGTGAGTCGACGACGGCGACGCAGGTCGTCCTCCCACTGGCCGACGGCCATGTGGTGAGCGCCGTCGACCTCGAGAATGAGCGTGCGTCCGTCGGACAACCGCCACTCGCAGTCCGTCCAGCGGCGAGTGCCATCGCTGTCGACGCGGGCCACCTGCCGGACGGGCCTGGCGATGCGGTGGTCGTCGCACATCCGCGTCACGTCGACCTCGGCGAGAGACTGCGCCCCGCCGTCCAGCTCCAGCAGCAGCCGCCGCATCAACGGCGCTCGGCGCGTGCGACCGAGGTCAGTCAG
This region includes:
- a CDS encoding DUF4385 domain-containing protein: MPRRVPARADTHATARLGFTLGGFGQWGAMWKADPEHDYRAHPEDYRVDRGEMGVLTVQPYKSELLPHWRFADPEKATESARRISEMFRAYVDERDVVGADMARKYLQMGYTRARRYANHPGGKKYDGPVPEDKSGQSGAHGREELPRGPEDRVKAESARIFKEAWETAEADPWYAEAKAEHKERYG
- a CDS encoding DUF2277 domain-containing protein, encoding MCRNIRTLHNFEPPATAEEIEAAALQYVRKISGSTKPSQANQAAFDAAVAGIARLTDELLEQLVTPAPPKDREVEAAKARARAAVRYGR